Genomic window (Vigna unguiculata cultivar IT97K-499-35 chromosome 10, ASM411807v1, whole genome shotgun sequence):
caaggccaggacgtaattccacggaggtctcgtggtggtgcctcatgtaaggatgtaatttcgcgaaggcctcgtggtgatgcctcactgttaggacgtaattccatagtTTGGTGGTGGTGTCTCATCGtatgtatccggatagtcaagttTAAAAGCCCTAAGTGGTTTGGGTATATCATGTGTGGATGTCAGTTAATTATGATTGGTTTTGAATTTACCTGCTGAGTGTTATAATATAAGGATctgttacactagcttacccttttgcttgtttgtatgattgtgtgtggtttcttcctttgcgatgatcatcaaccttgttgatgtgagcagatgtgagaacctcTGGCAGTGGTGATAATAGAGATGCTGcgatttgatgatatcttggACGACTATCAGGCTCACTATGGGAGCCTCAGTGTTTGGAgtttagtagtagtagtagtttcTCTCGCTCTTGGCGGGTTTTTGTACCTCGTTTAGGCCTGTGGAGCCTCTTCCTTTTATTATGGATATGTTGCAGTACTGTGTACGTCATATTCCGTCTTTCCGCActctctaaatatttaatatatgtggcgtttatttaaattggaattatctatttaaaatgagatgttacattaatggtatcagagcagttcgttcttaggatgacctgaggttgtgggtttgtcatgcctCGTAGGTGTAAGTAGTCATGTCTAGTCGAGTTTGTtagtgaaaccaaaagttttaagaacatAAAACGCCTTGATGgagtaatgagggtgcacactcatgactagattaaaggttgttttcctttcttaacTCTAATGGTTTGGGGAAAGAAGGGTGACCGACAAAAGGGTTGGTTGTCTGTAAGTGATAGAGTGTTGCTTTGTATGAAGTAGTTTGGCTTGTTGCGCCTTTGTGCTTTGTGGCTAGTGTCTACGGAGATAAGGGAAAGCAAATTGAATGTCATCTTGGTCTGCTCACCTTTACAAGTGTTGGATGGGGTCGTTGAGACAACGTCTTGCCTCAGAGATAAGAAGTTGATGTATGGTGTATATAACTGAGCAAGGAAAGCTAAGATTTTGGTTAATAAATTGGAGAAGATGCTAGAGTTCACAAAATAACGTTTGGTCAAGAGGGAACTTTAAGGATAGACTCTCAGAAACAAATACTACAAGTTTTCTAAAAGAAGTTGAATTCAAAGATTTAGAACACTGAAAGGTAGCAGTGCATGCGAGTGTCACATCGTTTTGGGAAAGTTAACTTGATTCTACATTCCGACAATGTTGAAGTTCAGAGTCATGGAAAATGCATACAGTGTTAGGAGAAGTGTCATTGAATATAGTCATATGGTTACACCTAATGCTTCTTGGAGTAGTGGAAGAAGAACAGTTGGAAAATTTTAGATCACAAAAAGTGGAAAGGTTGCTTGGCGACCAGAAAGCTAAGAAAGGAGGAGACCGTGAAGTGCAAAAAGATGGCAAACCTCTAGTGAGAGGCTGAGATGGAGAAAGGTCCACTGATCAGTTGGGAAAGATGATGTTCCTAAGTAGGGGAAAGAACAATTTATGGTTAGGGAAGAAGTGGCATAAGGAATTCATACTAGTGTAAATAGTCAGTAGGTGAGGATGGGTCTTTTCAAACCAATAGTGggatgtttcaaggaaaagtagtTCACATGAGTAGGACATCTGACCTTGGGTATAAGTGGAAGATTTCACGTACCAGAGGGAGGGACACACCTTTAAAGGTTATTCTCGTATGAAAGGACAACCCAACTGATGTCGGGGCACAATGATGGAGGGAGCGAGAAGAAATGTTTTGAGTGGTTGACATGGTGTCTACGATGGTTGATGCTAAAGTGGTTAGCACGAATAATCTCCTCCAGAGATACACCTTACAAAGTGATGCTTGGACTAAGAGCCGAATTTCTTGGGATCGTCTACTCCTTGGTGTCGCCAGTATGGTAAAGGAGTCATGGTTGTCTTTAAGAAGGGGTTGCGATCGAGATGATGGTTTTTGCTACAATTGCGACCAAATGGGGACTCGCTTGGGTGTGTGGTGCCTTCGTGGTgatcaaagtatttaaattcaaacccaATTCGAATTTATCCCTTTATAAGGTTGGAACATAGTCTCAAGAGTGAATTAGTTGTTTTCTCAATCTCGCTTCGATGAGCTGGTACAACCAACGAGGTGGTGTTCCTAGATTAAAAAGAGATGAGCCAGTGGTTACGTATGAAGTATGGATCAAGTTAAATAGTGGGGGCAGAGCTTCATGTGAATCAAAAACATCTAACGAAGGAAAAGGAATAATAGACGAAAGGGATCTAAATGGTGAAAGGATTATAGACGTGTTCTGAAACAAGTACTAGAGTTTTGACCTTGGTGTGGTGGAGTTCACTTCTGCGTTGGTGTCTGAGGAAGAACCTGTGACAATAGTTCCTAATTGAATGGTTACTACTATGAATTTGGAGTAAATACGGAAATGGAGGAGATATTGGAGAAGTAGTGGCTTATACTAATTATAATCACAAGGATGACTGCAAGGTTGGTGAACATTAGAGGAGAGGTAGTGGTTGAATAAATTGTTCAAGGGAAAGCGTTGGATAAGAGAGGATTGGCCTTTCGGGCCTATGGTTGTAAAGAGTAGGAATGTGGTGAAGGTAAGGCAATTTCAAACATGTTAGCTATACCGTTAAGGTTTAGCGGCAAGTTTCCAAGTGTGAACAAAGTCTTTGGAATGGGCAAGAAAGGGGATTGACAAAGGTTGTAGTGTCTAGTAGGACATATGGTTTATAAAGGGGTGGATACGATGTTGAGAAAATGGGACGTCAAGACTATAAAAAGGTGAGTCCAAAGAGTTTTGTAGGTTCTGTAGAGGTTTTGGAGGAAGATTTCTCAGCGATGATTATTTCCTTGTCATGACATACGTGGGAGGAACATCGTTTTGAGTGAACGAATGAGTGACTTGTGTGTGTAATCAGAGTAGCGCAATGGGGTGGTGGGAAGTGATACCTATGAAGGGTAAGAGGTGCGTGGaaagaactatcttactcaTGACTTAATGATTACTATGACACCCAGTTCTTCATAAACAACAAAAGTGTCGTTCTTATGAGTATCAAGTGAGGATGTTCACTGATCATTTAGAGTTGGAATTATGGGGTTACTCAGAGAAAGTTATACTAGAGAAGTAGGAGATGGTTTGAGTTATAATTTTAAGTTAGGGTGCCAACTTGGAAGTGAGAAAGCAAGAGTAGATGTTCAGTCGAAGAAGGGAATTCAAGATCCTTGATTTGACGAGGTAAGAGTGAGGGTTTGTTGAGAAACATAAGTGTTTGGGTTGGAAAGAAAATGTGTGGGGGAGATTTCATTAGTCTAGTCATTTGACTAGAACTAGTGAGTTTTTCAACAAGGTTGGAGAAAAAGCAATTCAGAAAAATCTTAGTTTGAGAAGTATCTTAGAGTTGATAGGTATATATCACACTAGAAATTTCAAGTCAAGGAAGACATGGTTCTAAGACTTTTAGAGAATGATGGTTACAAGTTACTAAATCAGAAATGAAGGTGAGATGCCAAGATGAATTTGGTGGTTGTAACAGAGGAAAGCTTAATTTGGAAATGGAACGACTTGGTTGTGGACCTTGCTACCATTGGTGGAAGTCAGTAAAGGAGGCAAGATGTTATGAGTGTCGTTATGCATAAAAGTGGTCAAAAGTGTTGATGGTGAGGCAGTAGGCTAGAACTCAATCCTGATCAAGCCAATGGAGTGATGCATAAAGGAGTGAATAAGGTGACGGGAACTGATAACGAACATGCTTTAGTTTGAGACTAAAAGTGACCTGAGACTTTGATAAAAACCTACAAGAGGTAAGGAAGTGCATATGGTGGGTGAGTCATTATATCAAGTACAAGTTAGTTGGGAAAGTACGAGGGGGCAATTCCAATGTTAAAGATGCAAGTTGGAAGTTAGTTCAAGTGTAGTGACTAAACCAATTTACATTATTGGACACATATTGCATAACACCAAGGTAAAGTTTTCAGTGACTATAGGTATTGGAGTCATCATATCTGTCATGTCTGGATGGTGGTTGTCGGAGGGTGTGAGGAAAACGTGGTTTTCTTTCTATCATATCGatgaattttcgaggacgaaaaattttgttgttggggagaatgtaaggctcagttttatttctgccctaatgtttaagggttggccttaatctgttgggcctaagggctggcccatagggtgctaaGGTCCTAAAGCTGCTAGGATTTCCAATTCTGATTCATTTTTGCAAAACAGAACCCCAAGCGCTGCCCCCTTACTTTCAGGACGCTCTGCTAGGCCTTGACTCCAATCTTGGCCAAATATTTCTCGAGATCAACTTTGTTTTCGCTCCATGTaagtgtacatttaaaaaaaataaaaaaaaattcaaaaaaaccacgaagtgacacatggcagtcactgttcatgaccgttaatgatttaaaaggtgttagcaaaaaaggacccaattgaacaaaattgacgaaaattaggaccaaaaaggtattttaaccttctttgaaatatcatatatacccttgtgaaacaaaaataaaattggagtGTTTTAGTTTGTTGGATTATTTTTCGTGTGTTATGAAGGCTATAGTGTGTGTTTTGGTGGTGTTCAATGGTACTCACCGGTTCTTGGTGGTGGTTCATAAGTGATGATATTTCATAGtggttgtttcttttttatttttttactttaagttTCGGATCTTGCCATCTAGAAAagtcttaaattatataatgtgaacataaaaaaaaaattacatttatgcATTTGGACTATATAATccaaaaatgtaatatattctaaaaaacaaattttatttagaattatacaatttagaatgtaaaatttacattcCATGTCGGACATGGAAAAGTCTAATATAATGAAGTTTGTGAAAATTGAAGATGAATTGGTTCAAGGAGACTACCTTAAACCTTTTACAACGAATGAGGTAAGTAGAATTTGATTCATTTGTATAAATGAGTCGAGACAAAACATATGTTTAATTACGTTATATGTAGGTATTTGATACGGGAGATGAGTTACTTTAATGGATGTGTAAGGTGGCCTTTGGACTTGATATTGTAATAATATTGTTGAGCTTTAACAAAGTATATGGACAATAGGGAAAGAAGACATATGATTTCTTAGATTGTGAAAGGAGTGATAAATATAGGAAATACAAACACAATTTGGATGTTGGTGTTATTGgtacaaaaaaaaagtgattgtTCTTTTAAATTGTGGGGTAAACCTGTTTGTAATGGAGAATGTTGGATTTTGAAGGCAATATATGGTCTTCATTATGAAATGAGCATTCAATGCTTATTGACATGACTAAAAGTGTAGTGAAACCGACAAACATATTACTTACTTTAAAAGAGAACAATAAGGACAAGGATATAACAATAAAGAAGTCTACAATGTCAGATATGCATACAAAAGATGATAGACAagatataaaactaaaatgcaAGAATTAATGATCCTAATGGGATGtgatatttatattcattagaGTAGGTGTAATGAATCTTCTCATGTTGTCATAGATCTGTTTGGGACACACCTTGGTTAAGTTAAATTGCCAAATGCATTTAACATTGTATTGCTGAAATTGCCAAACTAACTTCAACTTAATGAAATTAAGACATTTTTGGAGCAAAGTTTACATGTTGTGGTACACTCTTTTAATGTCAGTTTGTATAAAAGATTGGTGggctttatatataaatattctttGATGCACATTGATGAAGAGTTTCATTAAGTTAGGTATGTGGGTTTTGATAATGAACGTTGTGGTTGTATTTTGAGCAATGCTCACAATTTACCATGTGCTTGTGGATTAGATATATATGACTCAAGTATCATACTAGTAAACGAGGTTCGTATTATGTGAACCAAattgagtttttctttatttttttatgtgttatcATGTGATTCATTTTTTGAGTTATCTATTCAGCAAGAATTTGATGCAATCTTAAATCATTTCAAAGAATGTACCACACCTAGATGCAAGTTACGTGAAATTGCATACTTAGatgtaccacacctagctgGCTTAGCCTGATTATAGCCGTAAAACCCATCTATATAGCCCCCAAAGACGCAAATAATCACCATGTACGAACGAGTAACAGTACCCGGCCTAAGCCACTAAAGGGGAACCGACCTAAGCCGCTAACTTAGGATAACAGgggcccaacccatgacgtggccagacataattaataatctataaatatgtatagaccccagcaattaaaggtatgcattcattactcccttaattacgagatttgactttctgagagttcttggctgacttgagcgtcggagtcTCTTCcacaggtaacccctctcgggTCCAAACCGGTCCACACCGAGATATCCACAGATGACATATAGCAGCTGGGAGGAAGCCTACTGAGGAAATCGCGGATTGGGGTAAGGTAACGCTAGTGTctgacatatcttatttgttctccgcagGAACAATACTTAGATATGATGTCAATATAAACACTAGtcaataaagttaaaataaggGATCCTAAAAAAAgtcaatcaattaaattttcCGGGTCCACAAAGCATGACCTATCATATTTTGATCATGTTGATGACATTCATTCTACGCATAATAGTTTATCTACATGGAAGTCCACCAAGGAGAGGGGAAAAATGTAGGTCCCCATGAACAATAAAGTAGTTTCCAAGTTGGATCAATTTCATCACATGTCACCTTTAAGAAGTTAATGTCATTGATGTCAAAGTTGATGGTCATTTTGGTTAATGATGTATTGTGCATTGTTGGAAAATGGATAAAGACCTGAACCTTTGACAGAATggatttatttaaagaaattggCCAATAACTCGAATATCATGCAATTTTTAGTGGTTATGAACAAATAGACAAACTACAATCATGACTTATGGAGGAGATGTTAGTGGTAAATTATTTAACCATAATCTTTTTACTTCTTTATACTTACTATTTATTCATAGAAAAGTGTAAACAAGTGGATGATTATACTCGACATGGGATACATCATTGTTAGtagtagggatggcaatgggTCAGGTCGGACacggatagtgcctacccgcaACCCGACCCGCTAAAAAAAAATCCGCTCGTTACCCGTCTGTTTACTCGTCGGATATCTGTTTAAAAAATATccgcggatatttttaaaatccgtGGGTACTCGGGTACCggtggatacccgatacccacaaatattttaaaaaatatatattttataaattttttaatataaaattataaatataaaatataaattaaattaaattttaaatataattataaattaaatttgacataataaaatatactgttaattttatttttaattaaatttaacttaataaaatataaattaaattttaattttaattttttgtgggtAACGAGTACCCACGGGTACGAATAGTATGATATCCGTACCCGACCCATTTATAAACggatattaaaatacccgctatCCGCTACCCGCGGATAATAAATACCTGCGGGTAGTAACTATCCGTCACGGATTTTATCCACAGATATCCGCAGACGCGgatatttttgccatccctaattagTAGATACAATGTTGTATTTGTGTGTTTATTAtgcaaaaaaggaaaaatatgacAATATTCCCCTTACGAAGTAAACCTCCCACGTATGCCCGTCTTCATTGAATTGAATCATATGTATTGGACATGTTTATGGTTCATATTTTGTTTAGGTTGTTGTAGTTTTTTATATCTGTAGTtgcattatatattaattaccaTGTGCATTGTATACTTGTTTTAGATAAAGTTGGAGGATGGTTGGTCTCATGGACATTTTATGGTTTAATTTCTAATATCTGGCGGTTAAGAATTTTATGTTCGTTAATTTAACAtgatcataaaataatttaatattaaaatgtaataattattttaatttatttaattaaaaaaattaattaattaattaaagtttagaaaatatttatattattaatatatatatatatatatatatatttatatatttatgattcataattttttttcaattttacctaaaccttattttaaactaaaataattatatttctatttttactctttaaattaccgttaatataaatttaattattttataatttaaaatagttattttgtcattttatgtttttaataattatttttttaaatttaaataattatttataataaaaaattatataaattatttattttcataaatatttttagtaacaattattttatagtCTAATAAAGTTTTGTTAGagcaaaagaaattgatatatatatatatatatatatatatatatatatatatatatatatgttaataaattaaataaaaaataaatgtttacgGGTCAAACTGTCAATCGTCTTTTGGTGGGACAAATTAGAAATTCTGATTTGTTTTATTGTAATGGTTATGAAGACTATTTTTGGTGAGTTTGATTAAAGAAGGTTGAATTGATCCTTTTgtcatcttaattttttattaaaacatttaaagaaTCATAGTGAGAATCATGTATTTTCCAATGATTTTCTTACACAAGCATATGCATAGATTACGAAGATATAACATTTCAGAATCATTGTGCAATAATGACTTTTGTGTTTAACCTTGTACTGGGTGTTTAGCCTTGTACTGGCTGTTTAACCTTAACCTTTGATTCTGCTCAATAACTATATAACCCCGCTGAATCATTAGAAAATTATTATCACTATAATTTAGTTGGTATGTGTAGAATCCCAAAATCCTTTTATTCTACTGTCAGATATGGGGAAGAGTTAACACATCACACTGAGAAAGAAATGAACATAAATAGAAAAGTAGGTACGCATAGTTCTTCACTGAACTTTGTAGTATTCAAGCCAGAAAAAAGTGTTACAATTTGTTAAAAGTTCATCGTACTAGGCTGATAAAAGAAAAGTCTTGTATTACATGAAATCAAACCAGAATAGAAGGCTGAAACAATTGCTTTCTTCTGGTTCTATGTCCAAACAAAACCTTCTGGCTATCCTATTGGTACCTTGTAAGTGCTCTGGTCCCTCCCACAACTTCAACCCCGTAGTGCATGTTTGCTTTCGTGTCAGAGTTGCATATAATTGATTTTCCAATAAAGAATAAGTGTATGTTTGGTttccaaaatcaatttaaaaataaaaaatttacagaGAAACAACTGATTGTAACTTATCTGTCAACGAATTGAttcaactaaaatcaattttgtaacGCATATCATGATTCAAAATTGAATCTAGATAACCCTACAAGAGCTTCAAAACCTCCCTTTTGATTCTAAAACTACTCTTGCGACTTACACTTCGTTACATTCAGTATTCACATCTCTAGATCATGGCCATTGCAGGTGCTTCAAAGGGATGTTGTTGTTCCCACTCACATTGTGTCAGGGTTGGGTTAGAACAGTTTGATCCTTCAGGAACAAGCATATAGCAGTACAATCATCAACCATGGATTTATACTTACGTCTCCAAACTTTAACTGCATGGTCCACTAACAATTTAGCCGCCATGGACCTTTTTGGTGCTGAAGCAACTATGTCTATTACTTCACTGTTTGTTAGCACATCCCATACctgtaaaagaaagaaaatttagaCCCTTTTGATTGAGATAAATATGGGGAATAATAATTGGTTGTTGCTTATTGTTTGAAAGCCCTATTTGATCAAATGTTTTGTTGGAAGTTCACGTTTGCCATAAATAAGGTTATTTCAAGGTATATATAAGTGGGTACAAACTTTATAAGTCAGTTTTGTAAGATAGagattttaatatgaaattgcTTACCCCATCAGAAGCCAAAACCACAAACTCATCCTGCTCTGTAAGTTTTCTGTATGACACATCAGGAACTGAGATGAGACCATATTCTTTTAGGCAAAAATCTCCGAAGGCTCTTGCCATAGCCAGTCCAGGGCGATCCCCATTTGGCCTCCATAGTCTATTTACTCTTGGTTCttcttttatagaaaatattttacctCCGCAGTTAATGATTCTTAAAGCTTCACCTGAGTGACattgaagaagaaaagtaaGTTAGACAATGGGAAATTAGGAAGAATGTCTTGTAAAAATAAGttgttttatcttatttcaCTAAGTTTTACAATCAAGTTATGAATAAACTCTCATTTGATTTGATAAGTTTTCAATGAATATGCGTTTAACTAAACcgtttaaccaaattttaagaTCAGAAAACTTAGACTAACAGTTAATACAAACAAAGACAAACTTGGAATATCTGGGGTCAAGTCAACAGTAAGTTGAACAGGAACAAGATTGTTGTCATCTGCTCTTCTGCAAAGAACTGCACGTGAATCCCCCAAATTGCCAATAATTAATTGGTCACCCTGAATTTAAAGGGGTGAAAGAATGTGGTTAATTATAACATTCTTGCAAAAAGGCCACATTGAAAACAAGGAGATAATGAAATTCAGAAGGTTTAATTGTACCTGTTTGATAACAGTTACAGCAGTGCTACCTCCAGCTAACCCTGTAGGGTCTATGTTCGTAGCAAGGTCTTCATCCATTTCAGTGAAGCACGTCTTAAAACTTCCCTCCCATGAAGCAAAGGACATGTTTTGGTTATCCTCAACATGGACATTACTATCACTACTTCCATCTGTAGCATTAGTATCATTGTGTTTGATCACCTTTTGTTGTGACTGTTTGATTGATTCTGAGAGTTTTGAGGGTAGTTTGTCACGTATAGACTGTGAAAACCTGTGCCCCAGAGGGCCATGACCATCAAACACCCCACAAAAGATCATGTCCTTCGTTTTAGTGAAGTCCTGATAACGTATCATAGTAAACATTAATCTAAGACATGAATTCATTCGCTAAGAACCATTatgttttaatgatttaaaaccATGATAAGttaatttttgggttaaatatgtttttaatgcCTTAACTTTCGGTGAAAATTGAATTAGTCCCTTTTGAAACTTCGGTctaatttagtttctaaacttaaaaaatgtgtagatttaaccattttaatcaaattttgttaagattattTGACGATTCAATCTTATTTCATGATAGCTCACAATATATGAGTtgtttacactatttgacacatttccATTTCAATATTAACTGAAAAACACATTTGAAAAGTAAGATAAACTTACCAAAATTTAGTtcaaatgactaaatctacacgattataaaaataggagactaaattgatccaaagtttcaaaaaattactaatttaaattttcagtagaagttaagagacaaaatatatttaactcttaattttATATCTGCAATTTCACCTTCTAAAACGTAATTTCAAACCTTGAAGACTTTAAGGAAAGCAATTCCAGGAAGATTGATTGAAAgggaaatagaaaatgaagccAAATTGCGAACATATACATCAAGAATCTTACCTTCCACACAGTGAATGCATCTTGATTAACTCCTTTTGAACCCTTTTTGCTGTACATTGATACAAACTCAGAGGACCCTCTTGACATGATACGGTCCCCATCATGTTCACATGCACCATCATTATGGTTAGGCTTGCATGAAGATTCCATATCATGTACTGAAACATGGCTGCAACAAGTTCCCATGATGACATCTCAAATGCAGAAGAACAATTGCCACAGATTTTCAGAGAAAACAAGTGAAGGAAAATTGCATTCAAGGaaggttgtttttgttttcattagaACAAAGGATGATTGGACCTTGAATTCGA
Coding sequences:
- the LOC114165460 gene encoding probable protein phosphatase 2C 74 produces the protein MGTCCSHVSVHDMESSCKPNHNDGACEHDGDRIMSRGSSEFVSMYSKKGSKGVNQDAFTVWKDFTKTKDMIFCGVFDGHGPLGHRFSQSIRDKLPSKLSESIKQSQQKVIKHNDTNATDGSSDSNVHVEDNQNMSFASWEGSFKTCFTEMDEDLATNIDPTGLAGGSTAVTVIKQGDQLIIGNLGDSRAVLCRRADDNNLVPVQLTVDLTPDIPSEALRIINCGGKIFSIKEEPRVNRLWRPNGDRPGLAMARAFGDFCLKEYGLISVPDVSYRKLTEQDEFVVLASDGVWDVLTNSEVIDIVASAPKRSMAAKLLVDHAVKVWRRKYKSMVDDCTAICLFLKDQTVLTQP